The genomic interval TGCCGAAATCGTAATGGTCGACTCTGGCAAGAGTTTCTTCGGTTTCTTTAATAAGCTTGCTTTCACGTAAATGAAGAGCAAGGTTGATTTTCTGTTCACTTAAACGTGAAGCATACTCATTGTCATCAGCACAAGTTTCAACGACCGTTTCACGACTTTCTGACCTTGCGATGAGTTCGGCAAGATTCTGTTCAAGATGTTTTCTGATGAGAGCCCGTTGAGTCGAATTCATGATTTTCTCCATGTAATGTTGGAATCATTTATTGGTTTTTGGACTATGGGGCTTATACATTTGACGATCTTCCTTTAAATCGCGAGACCGTGACGGTTTTGAGTCATATTGGTGTCATTTTTTTAGTGCAGACTGTTTTGAGATTAATGGAGAATATTTATGGCTTTATATTCAAGAGATTACGCAGAATATTGGGAAGATAA from Desulfovibrio gilichinskyi carries:
- a CDS encoding TraR/DksA family transcriptional regulator, which produces MNSTQRALIRKHLEQNLAELIARSESRETVVETCADDNEYASRLSEQKINLALHLRESKLIKETEETLARVDHYDFGICDDCGQEVGLARIKANPTARLCISCQARLEEESQFAWAG